DNA from uncultured Desulfovibrio sp.:
ATCGTAATAAACTTTCATCTGAACATCCTCTGAGATCACTCACGGTTAGACAAAAAAATACATCCCTTGCCGCCCTTGCGGCAAGGACAGAGGGGGGGCCGACTGGATACGGCGGGCAAGGCCGCCTGTGGGACGCTTTGCCAATGACCCGGGCTGGTTTATATGGATATACTCACCACTCCGACCTCATGCGCGTTGTCAAGGAGACCTTGTGGGCCATTGACACGCTCACGGGCTAACGCTCCTGTAATCTCGCGGCGCAAGGCCGCGCGACCGGATTCTTTACGCGTGGTGGCAGCCATGCCTTGCGGTGTGTTTTGTGCCAAACACCCCCGGCAAAAGGCCGCACTTCGCGTCCCGGAACCCTAATCCGTTTTCTTGGAACGACGCATGGCAACTGCGCCTGTGCGCGCCAGTTCCTTGATTCCAAACCGTTGCAGCAGGCTGATGATGGCGTCCAGCTTATTCTGGTCGCCAGTGGCCTCAATGGTCATCTCATTGGGGCTTACATCAACCACCTTGCAGCGGAATATTTCAACAGTTCGCAGAATTTCGCCCCGCATGGGGCCTTCTGCCTGCACTTTGACAAAGATCATTTCACGCGCCACAGCGGGAATATCCGCAAAATCCACCACCTTGATGACCGAAACAATCTTGTGGAGCTGCTTCATGATCTGCTCCAGAATAAGACTGTCGCCATCGGTGGTGATGGTCATGTGCGAAACGCCCTCTTCCAGGGCCGGGGCCACATTGAGCGAATGAATATTGAAGCCGCGCCCGCTGAACAGGCCAGCCACGCGGGAAAGCACGCCGGGTTCGTTTTCCACCAGCACGGAAAGCACATGTCGTTGCATAGCCATCTCCCTTACACCAGCAACATTTCATCAAGCGCCGCACCGGCGGGCACGATGGGGTACACGTTTTCTTCGCGCTCTACCACCACGTCAATGAAGGCAGGGTTGGGCGAAGCAAGGGCCTTTTCAAGCACGGCCCGCATGTCTTCAGCCTTTTCAATGCGATAGCCTTCGGCCCCGTAGGCCTCGGCCAGCTTCACAAAGTCGGGCTGGGCTTCCATGTTGGTGGAACTGTAGTTGTTGTTGTAAAAGAGCTCCTGCCACTGCCGCACCATGCCCAGATAGCGGTTGTTCAGAATGACGACCTTGATGGGCAGCCTGTTGGCAACCACGGTTGCCAACTCCTGAATATTCATCTGCAGCGAGGCGTCGCCTGCCACGGCAATGACCTTTTTATCCGGAAAGGCAAACTGCGCCCCCACCGAAGCGGGAAAGCCGTAGCCCATGGTGCCTAGGCCCCCGCTGGTCAGCAGGGTGCGCGGCTTGGTGAACGAATAGAACTGGGCCACCCACATCTGGTGCTGGCCCACCTCGGTGGCGATGATGGCATCGCCGCCGGTGATGTCATACAGGGCCTCAATGACCGACTGCGGCTTGATATTGCCGTTTTCCTGATAGCACAGGGGCTTGCTTGCCTTCCATTCGGCCACGGCCGCAATCCAGGCGGCATGTTCACCCGCCCAGTCCTTGTTTTCCAGCTTGGCCTCGCAGATTTCTGCAATGCCCTCCAGCGCCAGGCGGCAATCACCCACCACAGGAACATGCACCTCCACATTCTTGCGAATGGATGTGGGGTCAATGTCGATGTGCACAATGCGGGCCTTGGGCGCAAAGGCCGCCAGCCTGCCGGTAACGCGGTCGTCAAAGCGCGCGCCCACGCACATCAGCACATCACAGTTGTTGATGGCAAGGTTAGCCGCGTAGGTGCCGTGCATGCCCACCATGCCCAGCCACAGGGGGTCTGTGGCCGGAAAAGCCCCAAGCCCCATGAGGGTGCAGGTTACGGGTATGTTCAGCTTGCGCGCAAGGCTCGTTAGAGCCTCTGCCCCATTGGACAGAATAACCCCGCCGCCCGCCAGAATCACCGGGCGCTCGGCCTTTGCCAGTTCTTCCACCGAGCGGCGCAACTGGTTCAGGTTGGGCTTGTAGGTGGGGTTGTAGCTGCGCATGTAGACGTCTTCAGGCCAGACAAATTCCGCCCGCTTCTGCATGACGTCCTTGGGCAGATCCACCAGTACCGGGCCGGGACGGCCCGAACGCGCAAGGTAAAAGGCCTGACGGATGGTCAATGCCAGCTTGGTGATATCCTTGACCAGAAAATTATGTTTGGTGCAGGGCCGGGTAATACCCACGATATCCACTTCCTGAAAGGCATCGTTGCCGATCAGCTGGGTGGGCACCTGCCCGGTGAACACCACCAGAGGAATGGAATCGGAGTAGGCTGTGGCTATGCCCGTGACCGTATTGGTGGCTCCAGGCCCCGAGGTGACCAGGCATACACCGGTCTTGCCCGAGGCACGGGCATAGCCGTCAGCCGCGTGCACAGCTCCTTGCTCGTGCCGTACCAGCACATGGCGTAGCTCGGGATGTCGCGGTAGTTCATCATAAATATCAATGACCGCACCGCCCGGATAACCGAACAGCACATCCACGCCCTCTCGCTTCATGGACTCAAGGAGAATCTGCGCACCAGTACATTCCATGTCCGACTCCTTAAAAAAAGCCCGGCTATCCTTGTTTCTTCAGACGATCAAGAACGGCCATGAGCTGGGTTTTTCCTTCGAGCTTCTGCTTTTTCAATTGCTTGAGCGTCTGCTCTTCAGTGGGCGAACGGAAGGCCTTGCCTTCGAGCTTTTCCACCTGTTTTTCGTAGAGCACGTGATCTTCCCAAAGGGATTTCAGCTCCGGATCAGTGGCAGCGTACTTTTCCAGCAGTTCCAGTTCTTGCTGATCCATAAGAAATCTCCATTGTTAGATGTTCATAGGCTGTTGCCTGCGCATCAACTGAGGCTTTTGCTCAAGGTGACATCAGCCCGCCTGTGCCGTTGCGCCGATGTGGCTTTGTGCAGCGCGGCTACAAGTCATATGGGCTTATTCTCCTGGCGCGGATTCTCAGACATCCGCATGGAGCATATGAAAAAATCAGTCCTCCGGCGGCGCCAGTTCTTTTAATGAAGCGTCATCGCGTACTGAGCCAGCGAGGCTATGACAATCCGGTTAAACAGCTCAATGGCCAGCAGCACCACCACGGGCGAAAAATCCATGCCGCTTGAATAGGTAAACGGCAACCATTTGCGCACGCGGTAAAACACAGGCTCCGTAAGGGTGCGCAAGGTGCGCACAATAGGATTGTAGGGATCGGGGCGCACCCACGTGAGCACAGCCGCGATAATGACAATCCAGAAATAAAGACTAAGCAGAGACCCGAGCACCAGGGCAATAGCGCTCATGGTATTGGCAACAACAATCATGCGCCCTCCAGCGTGGCTTTCTTTTGTATTCGCAGCGGGGTTAAGCCTTACAGGCCGGAAACAGGCGGCAGCACTGCGGCCAGCGCATTGTGCAGACCGGGATAATCCGCCACCGTAATCTCTCCCCGTAACGGGCCGCCATTAAATGCGGCAAATATCACGCCCGCCCCCCCGGCTGCCTCCTTGTCGTGCTCGCTGTCGCCAACAAAAAGCACCTGCTGCGGAGGGCATTGCCACGCGGCACATATGTGCCGCGTTCCCTCGGGCGAAGGCTTGGGTGCGGCTGTATCCGCCGCGACCACAGGATTAAAATAGGAGGGCAGGGAAAAAATGTCCAGAACCGTTTGTATTCCATCGAGCTTTCGATTGGTGTGCACGGCCATGCGCACCCCCCTGCTCCGCAGATTGCCGATAAAGTCCATAAAACCGGGCTGTAAGCGCAGCATGGGGACGATATCGCGCTGGTAAATAACCTCGTGGCGAATAACATGGTCGATCTGCCCGTGCAGGGATGGCGGCACAATATGCAGCAAGGCCTGACGCGATGTAGCCATGAAACAGTAGTTTTCCTGTTCAATGGTCATGGGCGGCAGGCCAAACCAGGCGAGAACACGATTGTAAAAGATGTTGTTCGCCTCGCGCGAATCAATCATCACGCCGTCGCAGTCAAAGATCACGCCAGCAATGCCGTGAGGGAACAAACCTTGCGCGGTGAGCTGCTGCGCCTGCTGGCTGCTCATGCTCCGGCCCTCCAGGTGATCCACACCCGCTCGGCATCAAGCGGCGGCTGCCCTGCGGGACGGGTATGCCCAAGCAGTTTCCAGCCTGGAGCGCGGACTTCTACCGCCATTGGCAACGGCGAACCTGCGGGGGCTGAGTCAGAAGCTGCGCCAGACGCGCCAATCAAAGCCTGACGGTCTGGAGCGGGGTCAAAAGTCAGAAGGTCCAGCACGTCTTCACGCATGGCCCCTTCAATAATAATAGGCGCATGGGGCGGCACAAAATAGAGCGCGTTGGCCACCACCAGCCGCCACGGCGGCACAAGCCCGGCATCAAGGGCTATGGGCGAGCCAAGGCGCACAAGGTCGCCCGTAAGCACATCCGGCATTAGTCCGGCAAGGTCTTCATCAGGGTCAACACCCAGAGAAGCTGCCAGCCCGCCCGCGTTTTTGGTAAAATGCGCGGTCAGCTCCGCCAGATCAACCAGGCGTTCCTCCTGCTGCCAGACCCAGAGCAGGGCCTTCTGCGCCTGAGTACGCGCAAGCAGCTCCTTGCGGGCCGCCTCTGCCGCCAGAGCGGCTGCGGCGTCGCCATCAGATTTTTTAAGGCCGGAGAGCATTGCCATTTCTGAACTGCGGCGCGCGGCACGCGCGTTGCCGACGGCGGCAGCGCCTACCGGCAGGCCGGAAAGGGCCGCATCGCCCAACTGTTGCAGATCGCCAAGGCAGGCCACGGCCTCGCGGGGTGAAAAGGGATAGGTATCCGGGCAAAAAAAACCTTCGGCAGGCGCATCAGGCAGACCGGGCCACAGGCGCAAAGCGCCAGCCCAGTGAGGGTCTGATCCTTTTCCGGCGGCAGAGGCCTGGCCGGACTGAGCGGACGCTTCAAAAGCGTGCAAAGGCAATGGGCCGCGAAGCAATGGCAAAAGAATGGGGAAACTTTCTGTCATCATACTTCCTTTTGAGTCCTTAAGCATAGCCAGAGGACGCCCGAAGCGCAAGCCGCATGGCCCCATGGCGGAAGTTTTTTGCGGCGGGCTGTCCTGTTGCGGAGCATGGCAGGTATCATATTGTCAGGTGCGGCTTATTGACATATATACACGCCAGCAAAGCCGCCCATGTGTGGCATGCAGACATCATCACCAGCCGGCCTCCGGCTCAGAAGGAGTAGAAAGATATGGAACAGGGCACCATCCGCCTGAAGACAGGCCTTGCTGAAATGCTCAAAGGCGGCGTGATCATGGACGTCACCACTCCCGAACAGGCTAAAATCGCCGAAGCAGCGGGAGCCTGCGCAGTCATGGCCCTGGAACGCGTACCTGCCGATATTCGCGCCGCAGGCGGCGTGGCCCGTATGGCCGACCCCACCATCGTCAAGCGCATCATGGAAGTGGTGAGCATTCCCGTCATGGCCAAGGCCCGTATCGGCCACTTTGTTGAAGCCCGCATTCTTGAGGCTCTGGGCGCCGACTACATTGACGAAAGTGAAGTGCTCACCCCTGCTGACGACAAATACCATATCGACAAGCGCGATTTTACCGTGCCTTTCGTGTGCGGCTGCCGCAATCTGGGGGAAGCCCTGCGCCGCATCGCCGAAGGTGCAGCCATGATCCGCACCAAGGGCGAACCCGGCACCGGCAACGTGGTTGAAGCCGTGCGCCACTGCCGTCAGGTTATGGACGACGTGCGCAAGCTGTGCAGCCTGCCCGAAGCCGAAGTTGCCAACTACGCCAAAGAAATCGGCGCACCCCTTGAAGTGTGCTACGCCGTGCGCAAGGAAGGCCGCCTGCCCGTGGTGAACTTTGCCGCTGGCGGCATCGCCACCCCCGCTGACGCCGCCATGATGATGCACCTCGGCTGCGACGGCGTGTTTGTCGGCTCCGGCATCTTCAAATCAGGCGACCCTGCCAAGCGCGCCAAGGCCATTGTGCAGGCCGTGACCAACTACAATGATTTCGCCATGCTGGCCGAAATCTCCCGCGATCTGGGCGAACCCATGGTGGGCATTGAAATTTCCACCATTCCTTCTGCCCAGCGCATGCAGGAACGGGGTTGGTAATGTCGCAGCTTTGCGTAGGCGTTCTGGCTCTTCAGGGAGCCTTTCGCGAGCATGTGGCCGCTGTTGCCAGCCTTGGCGCAATGGCCCGCGAGGTGCGCCAGCTCAAGGATATTGAGGGCATCGATGCCCTGATCATTCCCGGCGGCGAAAGCACTACCATCGGCAAACTGCTTAATGAATGGAACATGCTTGAGCCCCTGCGCCAGCGCATACTCGACGGCATGCCTGTTTACGGCAGTTGCGCCGGGCTTATACTGCTGTGCCGCGACATTGAAAACTCGGACCAGCCCCGCCTCGGCGTGCTTGACGCCACCGTGCGACGCAACGCCTTTGGCAGGCAGGTGGACAGTTTTGAAACCAACCTGAGCATACCCGAGATCGGGGCCCCCCCCCTCCCGGCTGTTTTCATTCGCGCTCCTGTCATTACTGGCGTGGGCGCGGGTGTAAAGGTGCTGGCTGAGGTTGACGGTCAGGCGGTAGCCGTGCGCCAGAACAATATTCTGGCCACGTCCTTCCACCCCGAGCTTACGCCAGACACGCGCATGCACAGCTACTTTCTGTCCTTCTGCGGCAAGTAGGCCGCTGCGGCAATCCGCCGATAAAGCCTGATATAAAGCCCGTCCCGCATTGCGGGGCGGGCTTTTTTGCATAGGGCCCCCCCCGCATTTTCTGCCCGCCATTCCGCTTCTCTCTCCATCACTTTGCCGCCAACATGACGCACAAATTCACCTTGGCGTCACCATAACGCAAACCAGCACGTTCATGATGCCCCAAGAGCAACAGTTCAACCATCGAAAATTCTCCGAAGGAGGCAGACATGGACAATTTGCACACTTTGCAGCGTCTTCAGGGCGAACTGAACGAAGAAATGCACCGTCTCACCCTGCTGCGCGATGTTTTTCAGGCTCAGCACTGCGCGGACGAACTGGACGCGGCCAGCCACCTTGAGGCGGCCCACATAGCCCATTGCAGCGCCCGCCGCAGCTCCCAGCGCATCCGTGAACTCCAGAGCCTTGTGGCGCTCCTGCGGCACGGCGGCCCTCGCCGCTGCGAAGAATGCGGCGAGGAGATTCCCCTTGTCCGCCTCATGGCAGCACCAGGGGCGACCCGCTGCTGCGAATGCCAGCAGAATATTGAAAACGACCTGCGCACAAATATGATCCAGATGAAGGCAACGCCGCTTCCTCAGGAAGTTTGCGCCGAATGCTGTTAGACTCCCGAATTTTACCATCGCCCGGACCGGCGCGCCGCAACGCGCAGAAAACGGAACCAGCCGGGCATGCGCCCATGCGCATGCCCAGCCCAAGCACAGGAGAATCCCCATGCCCGGCAATGCTGATATTTTACCCCTTGCACCTGGCCGCCCGCTGGTCAGAAGCGTCGGGCGGCTGGCCCGCGCCCTGGCCCGTCAGCTTTCGGGTTTTGCCCGGTTGGAAAAGATGGCCGACACACTGCCCCAGTGCGGCGACCCTCAAACCTTTGCCACCGCCTGCCTCACCGCACTGGATGTGCGTACAGAATGCCTGCGCGGCGATCTGGAGCGCATCCCTGCCCGAGGGCCGGTGGTGCTTTTTGCCAACCATCCCTCCGGCGCGCTTGAAGGGTTGATGCTTGCAGCCCTCTGCGGCAAGGCACGTCCCGATCTCAAAATTCTTGCCAGCGATGCCTTGCTGCGCATTCCCCAACTGGCGCAGCTTGCCCCCATGCTGCTGCCCCTGAATCTTTCTGGCGGCGCAGCCGCCAACGCCGCGGTGCTACGCACCGCCATGACCCACCTGCGATCGGGCGGAGCACTGGGTATTTTCCCTTCTGGGAGCGTGGCCCGCTGGCAATTGGGACGCGGCATTGCGGAACAGCCCTGGTCACGCCTGCTCAGCAGGCTTGGCGGTCGCAATGCCGACATCCCTGGCCTGAATTTTGTTCCCCTGCATATGGGCGTACGGCAAAATCCTCTGTTTATCGCCGCAACGGCACTGAAAGAAAATGTGGGCGAAATCCTGCTGCCCCACACCCTGTTCAAACAGCGGGGAAGCACGGCCCGCATGATCGTGGGCGAGGCCATCCCCGCAGAAATTCTGACCGGGCTGAACCACGAGCAACGCACTCACTGTCTGGGGCTTTGCCGCTCTGCCCTAGGTTCTGAACACGGCGCTGCCGGGCATGCAGCCAATTGTCAGCCTCTGGCCCCTGCCGCTGCCAAGATGGATATAATGGTCAGCCTTGCCGCCCTGCCGGAAAACCGCATGCTGGCCCGCGAAGGCCGCTACTGCGTCTATCTGCTTGAGGGCAACGAATCGCCCCTGCTGCTGGACGAACTGAGCAGAAGGCGCGAAGAGGCCTTCCGCGCGCTGGGTGAAGGATCGGGACAGGCGCGGGATACAGACCGCTACGACCCCCAGTATTCACACCTGTTGCTCATGGACGAAGAAGGCAAAAACATTGCAGGTTCATACCGGGCACGCGTGGTGCAACCAGAAGGAACCTGGCAGTATGACAAAAAACGCCTCTACACTGCCTCGCTCTTTGAGTACGATCCGGAATTTTTCCGCCAGTGCGGCAACGCGCTGGAACTGGGACGCGCCTTTGTCTGCCCCGAATACCAGCGCGATTACACTCCCCTGCTTCTGCTGTGGAAGGGCATTGGGCAAATGGCCCTGCGCAATGACGTGCGTACTCTTTTTGGCCCTGCCAGCATTGGCCTCAACTATCGCCCGCAATCGGTAGACCTGCTCTGGCGGCACCTGCGCCTGCGCCACTGGGATACGCCTCTGGCAAGTCTGGTGCGCGGCAAACAGCCTCGCAAACTGCGCGAAGAACTGCCCTTTGCCCAGCACCTTGATTACAAGTCCGTCAACGCGCTGGTGCGCCAGATGGAAGGCGGGCGCACCCTGCCCATACTTTTTAAGCACTACCTGCAACTGGGCGGGCGGATTGCCGCCTTTCACGAAGACAGATCCTTTGGCACCCTTGATGCCCTGCTGGTGGTGGATCTGCTCAACGCACCCGACAAACAGTTGCGCCGCTATGTGGGTGAAGAAGGCATGCGCAGGCTGCGCGAAGGCAGCTGGCCCGCATAGGACAGACGAGCATCAGGTATTTATGAGGGAAGGCCCTTTCGCCGTCCTGCCCTGAAATTTTATCCCAGCTTCAAACGATGGCAGTAAACCCCAGTGAAACGGGCCAACAACAGATAGTAGTCTGACGCGCTACCTGCGCACAGGGGCCATCACGCATGCCCGGCGTGACGGCCTCTTTTTTGTAGGGTTCTGCGCACAAGCAAAAAGCCCCTTTCGGGGCTTCTTTGCTTGCACAAAACATCTTTGATTTTATGACTACCGCTTTTTCGCGGGTTCCTTGTCCTCAGGTTTGAGGTAGGGCAAATAGGTGGGGTCAGTGCCCATGATGTGCTGTACCAGCCAATCCTTGAGGAAGGTCAGCAGATCCATGCTCACGGTGGCGGTGCCCATGCGCAACTGCCCTTCCACCTCATCCAGCTTGGCAACAAACTTCTTATGGATCTTCATGTGTTCCGCTGCGGCCTTGTAGGCGGGAACATTGAACAGCCTTTCTTCATCGCCAAAGTGGGTGGCCGTGTAGTCGCGCAGTTTCTTGAGCACCGTGATCATTTCAGACACGGGCTTGTTATGCGTCATGGCCTGATGCAGTTCGTTGATATACTCCACCAGCAGCTTGTGTTCCCTGTCCACCAGGGGCACGTGCAGTTCGAGTTTGGGCGTCCACTCCACAAACTTGTCGGAGAGGGCCTGATCAAAGTCGCCTGAAACAAGCGCGTTGACGATCATATCCAGCTCTTCCATGCCGCTCTGGAACGTCAGCAGCGAAGCCGTAAACATCTCCATGTTTTTGGAGGTGCTTTCCGCCACGCAACGCACTTCTTCCAGCGCGCCGCTGGTTCCGGAGCTCTGCTCGGACTGCTCAGCGGCGCCGGCAGCGATGCTGGCAAGGTGCCCGGCTGTATCCGCCATGCTTTGCAGAATAGCACGCATCACATCACCGGCGTTGTTGGCCTTGTCTGCCGCGTCCACGCTCAGTTGGGCGGCCTTGTCCACAGTCAGCACGTTGCGCCGAGTTTCATCCTGAATGGCCTTTACGGCCTCTTCGACTTCCTTGGTGGCGCCCATGGTTTTTTCAGCCAGCTTGCGCACCTCGTCGGCCACCACGGCAAATCCGCGCCCGGCCTCGCCTGCGCGCGCGGCTTCGATGGCGGCGTTGAGGGCCAGCAGATTGGTCTGATCTGCCACTTCGTTGATGACGCTCATGACCTGACCGATATTGCTGGCTTTTTCGCCCAGCCCCGCCATGGCTTCCTTGAGCTGCACGATGGTGTCGCGCACACTGTCAATGGAGCCAACTGCACCTTCCACTTCCTGCTCGCCCGTGGCGGCGCTGGCGCTTGAATTCTGGGCGCTCTCCGAGAGTTCACGCACACGCAGGGAGGCCTGACTGGCAGAATCGGCCACGCGCCCCATAGCCGCGCCTGTTTCCTCAAGCCTGTCGCGCTGCACGGCAACGCCGCCGTTCACGTCCGTAATGAGGCTGGCAAGCCTGCGCATGTCGCCAGAAAGTCTGGTGCACACCGCATGGGCCTTGTGCAGGGCGATAACACCTTTTTCGCGCCGCCCACGCAAGGTTACGACAAGTTCCTCAGATTCCTTGAGCTGCTTGGCAAGTTCGCTGTTCTGCGCCTGCAAGGATTCCACAACCTGAGCGTCCGCCTTGGTTTTCAGCGTTTCACGCAGGCTTTCAATGCACTGCATGGCCCGCTGTTCCACATCGCCATCAGCAGATGGCGATGTGGCCTGAGCGTCCAGATACTGCGCCAGACGGGCAGCACGGGAACGCCCGCTCAGCCAGAGCCAGATGTTTGCACCGGCGCAGACAAAAATAATGCCGACCACCAGCCAGCTTATTCCCTGTATACCGCCCAAAACGGCCAAACCGCCTAAAGCGGCAATGATTACTACCTGAAGCGCAATGCCCATATATGCCTACCTTAGTTTATCTTGCTTATCGGCTTTTTTCTAACTACCCTTACCCCTAATAGTTGTAAATCGCAGATATCATGAACAGGAGGATATTCATGGAACGATTTGATTGCAGAGGGCTGGCCTGCCCCCAGCCCGTCATGCGCACCCGCGATGCTCTGGCAGCAGGAGCAAATGCCCTTGAAGTGCTGGTAGACAACGAGCCTGCTCGGGAAAACGTGCGGCGTTTTCTGGAAGGCCGCGGCTTTACTGTTGCCGCCAGCCAGGAAGGCCCCGACTGCTGGCGCATCACGGCAAGTGCTGTGGAATCTGCGGCATCCGCCCCGCAGCAGGCCGAGGAAGCATCCCGCCCCCTGGGTGAAACCAACCGGACGCTGGTGCTCATCACCACTGAGACCATTGGCCGTGGCGACGACGGGCTGGGTGCAAAACTCATGGGCAATTTTGTGGCTACTCTGCCAGAACTTGGACCTCGCCTGTGGCGCATTGTGCTGATCAACGGCGGCGTCAAACTGGCATCCCAGCCTGGCCCTGCGCTGGATGCCCTGAAAAAAATGGCAGCCGATGGCGTTTCTGTGCTTGTGTGCGGCACCTGCCTTGCGCACTTTGGCCTGCTGGAGGCCAAGGAAGTTGGCGACACCTCAAACATGCTTGATATTGTCACCAGCCTTGATCTGGCGGACAAAGTCATCCGTCCCTGAGCCACCGCTCCTCGGGCATGGGCTGCCTTAACACGCAAAAAGCGGCATGGATTCCATGCCGCTTTTTTTGTTATGGAGCAAAGCCACGCAGTTTTTCATTTCATATTGCTGTCAGATACGTAGAGCTGAAACACGGCACACGGAGCGGGGCGGGGCGTAAACCACAACGCAAAAGCAAGAAAAACGGCGCGGAAAGCCCGCGCCGTTTTTCATACCGCAATGTCTGCCAAAGACCTGTCCCACCGGGGGGCATCAGGCAAACGGCCTACATTCTGGAGGACACTGTGTTACAGGGCCGCCTTGTAGATAGCCGCCACAGCCGCATCCGTCATGGAGCGGGGGTTGGTAAGACCGCAGGCGTCTTTCTGGGCGTTGGCGGTCATGGTGGGGATATCGGCTTCGCGTACTTCCTTGCCGTACTTTTTGCCAAGGGCGACCAGGCCATCAGGGATGCCCACGTCCTTAGACAGGATGTTGATGGCGGTGATGGCTTTGCGCGAGGCTTCGTCAGAGCTGATGCCCTGGGTGAGTTCACCCAGCAGCTGGGCAATACGGCCAAAGCGGCGACGGCTGGAGATACGGTTGTATTCACACACATGGGGCAGCAGGATGGCGTTGCATTCACCATGGGGCAGATCATAGAAGCCGCCCAGCTGGTGAGCCATGGCGTGCACGTGACCGAGGCTGGCGTTGTTGAAGGCCATGCCAGCCAGATACTGGGCATAGCACATGCCTTCGCGGGCTTCCTTGTCCCGGCCGTTGGCAACGGCGCGGCGCAGGTAGCGGTTGATGTATTCCATGGCCTTTTCAGCGCAGGCATCAGTCATGGGCGTGGCGGCGGTGGAAACGTAGGCTTCCACTGCGTGGGTCAGGGCGTCCATGCCGGTGGCCGCGGTCAGGGCCGGGGGCATGCCCATCATCAGGACGGGATCGTCAATGGCCACGCTGGGGGTACAGCGCCAGTCAACAATGGCCATTTTCACCTTACGCGAGG
Protein-coding regions in this window:
- a CDS encoding bacteriohemerythrin, whose protein sequence is MGIALQVVIIAALGGLAVLGGIQGISWLVVGIIFVCAGANIWLWLSGRSRAARLAQYLDAQATSPSADGDVEQRAMQCIESLRETLKTKADAQVVESLQAQNSELAKQLKESEELVVTLRGRREKGVIALHKAHAVCTRLSGDMRRLASLITDVNGGVAVQRDRLEETGAAMGRVADSASQASLRVRELSESAQNSSASAATGEQEVEGAVGSIDSVRDTIVQLKEAMAGLGEKASNIGQVMSVINEVADQTNLLALNAAIEAARAGEAGRGFAVVADEVRKLAEKTMGATKEVEEAVKAIQDETRRNVLTVDKAAQLSVDAADKANNAGDVMRAILQSMADTAGHLASIAAGAAEQSEQSSGTSGALEEVRCVAESTSKNMEMFTASLLTFQSGMEELDMIVNALVSGDFDQALSDKFVEWTPKLELHVPLVDREHKLLVEYINELHQAMTHNKPVSEMITVLKKLRDYTATHFGDEERLFNVPAYKAAAEHMKIHKKFVAKLDEVEGQLRMGTATVSMDLLTFLKDWLVQHIMGTDPTYLPYLKPEDKEPAKKR
- the yedF gene encoding sulfurtransferase-like selenium metabolism protein YedF, with the translated sequence MERFDCRGLACPQPVMRTRDALAAGANALEVLVDNEPARENVRRFLEGRGFTVAASQEGPDCWRITASAVESAASAPQQAEEASRPLGETNRTLVLITTETIGRGDDGLGAKLMGNFVATLPELGPRLWRIVLINGGVKLASQPGPALDALKKMAADGVSVLVCGTCLAHFGLLEAKEVGDTSNMLDIVTSLDLADKVIRP
- a CDS encoding iron-containing alcohol dehydrogenase; the protein is MSTDLKSMHMGQITSFFIPNVTLVGEGCSKEIPARLKSINGAKPLVVTDQGIVNAGILKVITDILDAAKMKYAIYDKTIPNPTDKNVAEAFELYKKEKCDSIVTLGGGSSHDCGKGVGFLAGNGGKIHDYEGVDKSKKPFPPYVAVNTTAGTASEMTRFCIITDTSRKVKMAIVDWRCTPSVAIDDPVLMMGMPPALTAATGMDALTHAVEAYVSTAATPMTDACAEKAMEYINRYLRRAVANGRDKEAREGMCYAQYLAGMAFNNASLGHVHAMAHQLGGFYDLPHGECNAILLPHVCEYNRISSRRRFGRIAQLLGELTQGISSDEASRKAITAINILSKDVGIPDGLVALGKKYGKEVREADIPTMTANAQKDACGLTNPRSMTDAAVAAIYKAAL